One Gloeobacter morelensis MG652769 DNA window includes the following coding sequences:
- a CDS encoding RNA polymerase sigma factor, whose product MVNPFQTVEFVARTSYGRLVAYLAVRSRDLTAAEDALGDAFRAALETWPRDGVPHKPEAWLLAVARRRLIDEARRARVRADAAPALWQLAEQAQADSERDAFPDDRLKLLFICAHPAIAAGARTPLMLQTVLGLDAVRIAGAFLVAPAAMGQRLVRAKAKIRDAAIAFAVPKPRELPARLDSVMEAIYAAYGTGWEDVAGTDPRRRGLAAEAIWLSRLLVGLMPEEPEARGLLALMLHCEARRGARRNPGGAYVPLLEQDVTLWSHSMVEEAEQELARAATHRSIGRYQLEAAIQSVHAQRAVTGRTDWQAVALLYEHLVALTPALGAQVSRAAALAQVSGPAAGLAALEAVAPELTVTYQPYWAVRAHLLARLDRRVEAQEAYTRAIGLSEDTHVRQFLVKELGSVSGSAAVLSNHILR is encoded by the coding sequence ATGGTGAACCCCTTCCAGACGGTCGAATTCGTGGCGCGGACCTCCTACGGTCGGCTGGTCGCCTATCTCGCGGTGCGCTCGCGCGATCTGACGGCGGCTGAGGATGCTCTGGGCGATGCGTTTCGCGCCGCCCTTGAGACCTGGCCCCGCGACGGTGTCCCCCACAAGCCCGAAGCCTGGCTGCTCGCGGTGGCGCGCCGGCGGCTCATCGACGAGGCCCGGCGCGCCAGGGTCAGAGCCGATGCGGCCCCGGCGCTCTGGCAACTGGCTGAGCAGGCCCAGGCGGACTCCGAGCGGGACGCCTTCCCGGACGACCGGCTGAAGTTGCTGTTTATCTGCGCGCACCCGGCGATTGCCGCCGGGGCGCGCACGCCGCTGATGCTGCAGACGGTGCTCGGTCTTGACGCGGTCCGGATCGCCGGGGCGTTCCTGGTCGCCCCGGCAGCGATGGGTCAGCGCCTCGTGCGCGCCAAAGCCAAGATCCGCGACGCCGCCATCGCCTTTGCAGTGCCCAAGCCAAGGGAACTCCCGGCACGACTGGATTCGGTGATGGAAGCAATTTACGCGGCCTACGGCACAGGCTGGGAGGATGTGGCAGGCACCGACCCGCGCCGCCGGGGCCTGGCGGCGGAGGCGATCTGGCTTTCGCGCCTCCTGGTCGGGCTGATGCCCGAGGAACCCGAGGCGCGCGGTTTGCTCGCCCTGATGCTCCACTGCGAAGCGCGGCGGGGAGCGCGGCGGAACCCGGGGGGCGCGTATGTCCCGCTTTTGGAGCAGGATGTAACGCTCTGGTCGCATTCAATGGTGGAAGAAGCCGAGCAGGAACTGGCCAGGGCCGCCACCCACCGCTCCATCGGCCGCTATCAGCTCGAAGCGGCTATTCAGTCGGTGCACGCCCAGCGGGCGGTCACCGGTCGCACGGACTGGCAGGCTGTGGCGCTGCTTTACGAGCATCTGGTTGCCCTGACCCCGGCGCTGGGTGCTCAAGTAAGCCGCGCTGCCGCCCTTGCGCAGGTGAGCGGTCCTGCCGCCGGCCTGGCGGCTCTTGAAGCTGTCGCTCCGGAACTGACCGTCACCTATCAGCCCTACTGGGCCGTGCGCGCCCATCTGCTCGCCCGGTTGGACAGGCGCGTGGAGGCTCAAGAAGCCTACACCCGTGCCATCGGACTGAGCGAGGACACCCACGTGCGCCAGTTTCTGGTCAAGGAGCTTGGTTCGGTTTCAGGCTCTGCAGCGGTCCTGTCCAACCACATCTTGCGGTGA
- a CDS encoding glutathione binding-like protein, with product MIDLHYWPTPNGHKITIFLEEAGLEYRIVPVNIGAGDQFKPAFLQIAPNNRMPAIVDSEPGDGGEPVSVFESGAILLYLAEKTGQFLPADLRGRKMALEWLFWQMGGLGPMAGQNHHFGVYAPEKLPYAIERYVKETNRLYGVLDRRLAGRDYLAGDYSIADMACYPWVVPYERQQQNLEDFPNLKRWFTRIGGRPAVVRAYDQGKAFATQPTVTEESRRILFGQTASSVAPQT from the coding sequence ATGATTGACTTGCACTACTGGCCGACGCCCAACGGGCACAAGATCACCATTTTTCTAGAGGAGGCGGGCCTGGAGTACCGGATTGTGCCGGTCAATATCGGCGCCGGGGATCAGTTCAAGCCCGCATTTTTGCAGATCGCTCCCAACAACCGCATGCCCGCCATCGTCGACAGCGAACCCGGTGATGGCGGCGAACCGGTTTCGGTTTTTGAGTCGGGGGCGATTTTGCTCTACCTGGCCGAGAAGACCGGCCAATTCTTGCCTGCGGATCTGCGTGGGCGCAAGATGGCCCTGGAGTGGTTGTTCTGGCAAATGGGCGGGCTTGGGCCGATGGCAGGGCAGAACCACCACTTCGGGGTCTACGCTCCTGAGAAGCTTCCCTACGCCATCGAGCGCTACGTCAAAGAAACTAACCGCCTCTACGGCGTCCTCGACCGGCGCCTTGCCGGACGCGACTATCTGGCAGGCGACTATTCGATCGCCGATATGGCCTGCTACCCCTGGGTCGTGCCCTACGAGCGTCAACAGCAAAACCTTGAAGACTTTCCCAACCTCAAGCGCTGGTTCACCCGCATCGGCGGCCGCCCCGCGGTGGTGCGTGCCTACGACCAGGGAAAAGCGTTTGCCACCCAGCCCACCGTTACCGAGGAAAGCCGCAGGATTCTCTTCGGTCAGACTGCCAGTAGCGTCGCGCCGCAGACATGA
- a CDS encoding protein-L-isoaspartate(D-aspartate) O-methyltransferase produces the protein MFVPPFGPFEPPVGLLAQQTDDYQIRRQRMVDQQLRLRGIEAPAVLAAMAKVPRHRFVPPPLARQAYEDRPLPIGYNQTISQPFIVAYMSEAARITPGAKVLEIGTGSGYQAAVLAEMAAKIYTIEIVPELARQAERTLRDLGYRNVRVRSGDGYQGWPQHAPFDAIVVTAAPERIPQPLIDQLAVHGRLIVPVGTQSEDQRMTVLTRTPGGIIEQKTFPVRFVPLTREKPKEYQPYR, from the coding sequence GTGTTCGTTCCCCCCTTCGGGCCGTTTGAGCCCCCGGTGGGTCTTCTGGCCCAACAAACCGACGACTACCAGATCCGCAGGCAACGGATGGTCGACCAGCAACTTCGTCTGCGCGGCATCGAAGCGCCGGCGGTGCTCGCGGCGATGGCGAAGGTGCCCCGCCATCGCTTCGTCCCGCCGCCCCTCGCCCGGCAAGCCTACGAGGACAGGCCGCTGCCCATCGGGTACAACCAGACGATTTCCCAGCCGTTTATCGTTGCCTACATGAGCGAAGCCGCCCGCATCACACCGGGTGCGAAGGTGCTCGAAATCGGCACCGGCTCTGGCTATCAGGCCGCCGTGCTCGCAGAAATGGCGGCAAAAATATACACTATTGAGATAGTGCCGGAGCTGGCCAGGCAGGCGGAGCGCACCCTGCGGGACCTGGGCTACCGCAATGTGCGCGTGAGGAGCGGGGACGGTTACCAGGGCTGGCCACAGCACGCCCCGTTCGATGCGATCGTGGTCACCGCCGCCCCAGAGCGCATCCCGCAGCCGCTCATCGACCAGCTCGCCGTGCACGGCCGGTTGATCGTTCCGGTGGGAACCCAGTCGGAAGATCAGCGGATGACGGTATTGACCAGAACGCCTGGCGGCATCATCGAGCAAAAAACATTTCCGGTACGCTTTGTGCCGCTAACCCGAGAGAAGCCTAAGGAATATCAACCCTACCGATGA
- a CDS encoding RecQ family ATP-dependent DNA helicase has protein sequence MRRRFARGERPEGNRRSPPAAKLIAMHDARQVLQTLWGYTDFRPQQRPIVEAVAGGRDVLAVLPTGGGKSVAFQVPALLASGTTLVVTPLVALMEDQVARLRSLRVAAACLHGEQPAAVRSESLAGIETGRWALLYLSPETLLSPPVWARLQGCPIARMVLDEAHCLTGWGSSFRPDYHRLGAARRALGHPPLCAFTATATPADRARIEQWLGLVEPVRLVIAPYRPNLAIRVRWMYSTRQRCGAVGAFLASRPDTSGLVYLRTRAGTEKLARELAKAGYRTTHYHAGLGAAARRRAEGDWLAGRLQFLVATNAFGMGVDAPHVRWVIHAHTPPSLEEYLQEIGRAGRDGEAATALLLASEPTGWLDPTDRLLHRHFAANRREQWQTAEKALARLPAQGDFRPELALSLALLHERDRLVWETPFRYRLVAAPPIRPPEAGPLVQDFVRTRRCRWQFLMAAFGEAASPPCGRCDRCTSRTFR, from the coding sequence GTGCGGCGGCGATTTGCCCGGGGGGAACGCCCCGAGGGCAACCGGCGCTCTCCACCGGCGGCGAAACTTATCGCCATGCACGACGCCCGCCAAGTCCTGCAAACACTCTGGGGCTACACCGACTTTCGCCCCCAACAGCGGCCCATCGTCGAGGCGGTGGCTGGCGGCCGGGATGTGCTTGCGGTGCTGCCCACCGGCGGCGGCAAGAGTGTCGCCTTTCAAGTGCCGGCGCTGCTCGCCTCCGGCACGACGCTGGTGGTGACACCGCTGGTGGCGCTCATGGAAGATCAAGTGGCGCGGCTACGCTCGCTCAGGGTGGCCGCCGCCTGCCTGCACGGCGAGCAACCGGCGGCGGTGCGCTCCGAGAGCCTGGCGGGCATCGAGACCGGCCGCTGGGCCCTGTTGTACCTCTCGCCCGAGACGCTCCTCAGCCCGCCAGTCTGGGCCAGGCTGCAAGGGTGCCCGATTGCCCGGATGGTACTCGATGAAGCCCACTGCCTGACCGGTTGGGGCAGCAGCTTTCGCCCCGACTACCACCGGCTCGGGGCGGCGCGGCGCGCCCTCGGCCATCCGCCGCTGTGCGCCTTTACCGCCACCGCCACCCCCGCCGACCGCGCCCGCATCGAACAGTGGCTGGGCCTGGTGGAACCGGTGCGGCTGGTGATCGCACCCTACCGGCCCAACCTGGCCATCCGGGTGCGCTGGATGTACTCTACCCGCCAGCGCTGCGGTGCGGTCGGCGCTTTTTTGGCCTCCAGACCCGATACCTCGGGTCTGGTCTACCTGCGCACCCGCGCGGGCACCGAGAAGCTGGCCCGCGAGCTGGCAAAAGCAGGTTACCGGACGACCCACTACCACGCCGGTCTGGGAGCCGCCGCGCGCCGCAGGGCTGAGGGCGACTGGCTTGCGGGCCGTCTGCAGTTTCTGGTGGCCACCAACGCCTTCGGCATGGGGGTGGACGCCCCGCACGTGCGCTGGGTGATCCACGCCCACACCCCGCCCAGCCTCGAAGAGTACCTGCAGGAAATCGGCCGCGCTGGGCGCGACGGCGAAGCGGCGACGGCCCTGCTGCTTGCGAGCGAACCAACCGGCTGGCTCGATCCGACCGACCGGCTTCTGCATCGTCACTTTGCTGCGAACCGGCGCGAGCAGTGGCAAACGGCCGAAAAAGCCCTCGCCCGCTTGCCCGCACAGGGCGATTTCCGTCCCGAACTGGCCCTCAGCCTCGCCTTGCTGCACGAGCGGGACCGGCTGGTTTGGGAGACGCCTTTTCGTTACCGCCTGGTGGCGGCTCCTCCCATCCGGCCGCCTGAAGCGGGTCCGCTCGTGCAGGATTTTGTGCGCACCCGCCGCTGCCGCTGGCAATTTTTGATGGCCGCCTTCGGCGAAGCGGCGAGTCCGCCCTGCGGTCGCTGCGACCGCTGCACCAGCCGCACCTTCAGGTGA
- a CDS encoding M14 family metallopeptidase encodes MVASAPVLFERKQVFALDLPFAQQIRLINHRFEPRWRHAEQEVTILTGLHGDELDGGYICHRLSQFLQRLPVGWRLEGAVNLLPSANPLAGSLGERFVPEAGSDLNRIFPGDPDGSEWERLAAAIFAIAGRSTACFDIHSSNSFLEELPQVRVVHEPRLIEWANCLGLDVVWSHSQHNWIAGTVAQALFERGVPALVIELGTGRRIHRGHCERVFQGILQWMLAVGVLSGGPVVAAPNRPLQASEFNIVYINAETGGLFLPRPSLNLGERLKRGSRVGQVIDPLSGQEAEVIAPIDGHLFTLRVHPLVYAGSLVARLVHL; translated from the coding sequence ATGGTCGCCTCCGCCCCCGTGCTTTTTGAACGCAAACAGGTATTTGCGCTGGATCTGCCCTTCGCTCAGCAGATCCGGCTTATCAATCACCGCTTCGAACCGCGCTGGCGCCACGCGGAACAGGAGGTGACGATCCTGACGGGCCTGCACGGCGACGAGCTGGATGGCGGCTATATCTGCCACCGGCTGTCGCAGTTTTTGCAGCGGCTGCCGGTGGGCTGGCGGCTGGAGGGGGCCGTCAATCTGCTGCCCAGCGCCAACCCGCTGGCGGGCAGTCTGGGGGAGCGCTTCGTGCCGGAGGCGGGCAGCGATCTCAACCGCATCTTTCCCGGCGATCCCGACGGCAGCGAGTGGGAGCGTCTGGCGGCGGCCATCTTTGCCATCGCCGGCCGCTCGACCGCCTGCTTCGACATCCATAGCTCCAACAGCTTTCTGGAGGAATTGCCCCAGGTGCGGGTGGTCCACGAACCACGCCTCATCGAGTGGGCCAATTGCCTCGGCCTCGATGTGGTCTGGAGCCATTCTCAGCACAACTGGATCGCAGGCACGGTCGCCCAGGCGCTTTTTGAGCGGGGAGTCCCGGCCCTGGTAATCGAACTGGGGACAGGCCGCCGCATCCACCGGGGTCATTGCGAGCGCGTCTTTCAGGGAATTTTGCAGTGGATGCTCGCCGTCGGCGTGCTGAGCGGCGGACCGGTCGTCGCTGCCCCCAACCGGCCGCTGCAGGCGAGCGAGTTCAACATCGTCTACATCAACGCCGAGACGGGTGGTCTGTTCTTGCCGCGCCCGTCGCTGAACCTGGGCGAGCGGCTCAAGCGCGGCAGCCGCGTGGGCCAGGTGATCGACCCGCTGAGCGGCCAGGAGGCGGAAGTGATTGCGCCGATCGACGGCCATCTGTTCACGCTGCGGGTGCATCCGCTGGTCTATGCCGGGTCGCTGGTGGCCCGGCTGGTGCACCTCTAA
- a CDS encoding Uma2 family endonuclease — protein sequence MTPSPTAADYEGDLPNGNSKGHPELEENVNPQVADAQSAALKVVSRLQQKLLNWVEPMGLGLVLGSEALRKLGASDLQVPDLAFFARERLRSKPYRVFPVVPDLVVRVATAPGQRELLERQILRWLERGAQVGLLVENWGATISVFRKGQVITLGFGQVLSLPEVLPGWEMQLAAL from the coding sequence ATGACTCCCTCCCCAACGGCGGCGGATTACGAAGGCGATCTCCCGAACGGCAACTCCAAGGGGCACCCTGAACTGGAGGAGAATGTCAATCCACAGGTGGCCGATGCGCAGAGTGCAGCCCTCAAGGTGGTCTCCCGGTTGCAGCAGAAGTTGCTCAACTGGGTGGAGCCTATGGGATTGGGGCTGGTGCTCGGTTCGGAGGCGTTGCGCAAACTGGGTGCGAGCGATTTGCAGGTGCCGGATCTGGCGTTTTTTGCCCGTGAGCGCCTGCGCAGCAAGCCCTACCGCGTCTTTCCGGTGGTGCCGGATCTGGTGGTCCGGGTCGCCACCGCCCCCGGCCAACGCGAACTGCTCGAAAGGCAAATTCTGCGCTGGCTGGAGCGGGGTGCCCAGGTGGGTCTGCTGGTCGAGAACTGGGGAGCGACGATCAGCGTCTTTCGCAAGGGCCAGGTGATCACCCTGGGCTTCGGCCAGGTGCTGAGCCTGCCGGAGGTCTTGCCCGGCTGGGAAATGCAGCTCGCCGCCCTCTAA
- a CDS encoding glutathione S-transferase C-terminal domain-containing protein has protein sequence MTRSATAAKRPSGGLPPGLLIRLSRFVWTTIWRAMMARLAPSDRTGAYVRPASQFRAVIGADSPYPPQAGRYRLYVGLGCPWAHRTLVVRALKGLEEAIGVSVVQPSPEAGGWMLERPEEGCCSLAQLYALAQPGYTGRATVPVLWDIRTRTIVNNESAEIIVMLNDEFNDFARHPDFDLYPAELRATIDHWNEKTYHAINNGVYRCGFAQTQSAYDRAVEELFTALDALDVALGTRRYLCGGRVTLADVRLFTTLFRFDIAYYGLFKCNRRRLRDYRHLGAYLRDLYQLAGVAGTCDAESVKRDYYGNLFPLNPGGIVPAGPDLANLNEPHGREQLGAPADELDEIGRRTAALPVLDSRPPEQIVGYDEHGLPL, from the coding sequence ATGACTCGATCTGCTACAGCTGCAAAGCGCCCTTCCGGGGGGCTGCCGCCCGGCCTGCTCATCCGCCTGAGCCGCTTCGTCTGGACGACGATCTGGCGCGCGATGATGGCCCGCCTTGCCCCCAGCGACCGGACAGGCGCCTACGTGCGCCCGGCCAGTCAGTTTCGCGCAGTCATCGGTGCGGACAGTCCTTATCCCCCGCAGGCAGGGCGCTACCGGCTCTACGTCGGCCTGGGCTGCCCCTGGGCGCACCGCACCCTGGTGGTGCGCGCCCTCAAAGGGTTGGAGGAAGCGATTGGCGTTTCGGTGGTTCAGCCTTCCCCGGAGGCGGGCGGCTGGATGCTGGAGCGGCCGGAGGAAGGCTGCTGTTCGCTTGCGCAACTGTATGCCCTGGCCCAGCCGGGTTACACCGGCCGGGCGACGGTGCCGGTGCTCTGGGACATCCGCACCCGCACGATCGTCAACAACGAAAGTGCCGAGATTATCGTTATGCTCAACGACGAATTCAACGATTTTGCCCGGCACCCGGATTTTGATCTCTATCCGGCCGAACTGCGCGCAACTATCGACCATTGGAACGAAAAGACTTATCACGCGATCAACAACGGTGTCTACCGCTGCGGCTTCGCCCAAACCCAGAGCGCCTACGACCGGGCGGTCGAGGAGCTGTTCACCGCCCTCGATGCCCTCGATGTGGCCCTTGGAACCCGGCGCTATCTGTGTGGCGGGCGGGTCACCCTGGCGGATGTGCGGTTGTTTACGACGCTGTTTCGCTTCGACATCGCCTACTACGGCCTGTTCAAGTGCAACCGCCGCCGCCTCCGCGACTATCGCCACCTGGGGGCTTATCTGCGAGATCTTTACCAGCTGGCGGGCGTGGCGGGCACCTGCGACGCCGAGAGCGTCAAGCGCGATTACTACGGCAATCTCTTTCCCCTCAACCCCGGCGGCATCGTCCCCGCCGGTCCCGACCTGGCGAACTTGAACGAACCCCACGGCCGCGAGCAACTCGGCGCTCCTGCAGACGAGCTTGACGAAATCGGGCGGCGAACCGCTGCCCTACCGGTTCTGGACTCCCGCCCCCCCGAGCAAATCGTAGGTTACGACGAGCACGGGCTTCCCCTCTGA
- a CDS encoding M14 family metallopeptidase yields the protein MQKSLGPLLVPFGGPLNIAMQEFGRGRPVLSVVGGLHGDAYNGVYTCHLLIEWLRRQELRQGPYQLRGKVRVLPAVNPPGLLLASRHWPFDNTDLDRVFPGYAQGETTQRLASWVFEQVRHSDCCVELHGPENHLAEWPRVQVYHSQPRALDLAQILGLPVVWVRRRSTAKTAHCYELPVRTQGTLAHNLSQAGVDVLVIRAGGGQAIEPEYCTRVFAGLVRLMLHMGIVLGPPPEPPGTASPRVVTGTAVQPVHCRTPGLFVPAATLGESLAEGEVLAQVVDPLRGETLERVHTTEPGLLIALRTHPVVMQGALVACLVRNGH from the coding sequence ATGCAAAAATCCCTCGGGCCTTTGCTTGTCCCCTTTGGCGGTCCGCTCAACATTGCGATGCAGGAGTTCGGCCGCGGCCGGCCGGTGCTGAGCGTTGTGGGCGGCCTGCACGGCGATGCCTACAACGGTGTCTACACCTGCCACCTGCTCATCGAGTGGCTCAGGCGCCAGGAGCTGCGCCAGGGGCCTTACCAGTTGCGGGGTAAGGTGCGGGTGCTTCCGGCCGTAAACCCGCCGGGGCTGCTGCTGGCCAGCCGCCACTGGCCCTTCGACAACACCGACCTCGACCGGGTCTTCCCGGGCTACGCCCAGGGGGAGACCACCCAGCGGCTGGCCAGCTGGGTCTTCGAGCAGGTGCGCCACTCCGACTGCTGCGTCGAACTGCACGGGCCTGAGAACCACCTGGCCGAATGGCCCCGGGTACAGGTCTACCACAGCCAGCCGCGCGCCCTCGACCTGGCCCAGATCCTCGGGCTGCCGGTCGTCTGGGTGCGCCGCCGCTCCACCGCCAAGACGGCCCACTGCTACGAGTTGCCGGTGCGCACCCAGGGCACCCTCGCCCACAACCTCTCCCAGGCGGGGGTGGATGTGCTGGTGATCCGCGCCGGGGGCGGCCAGGCGATCGAGCCCGAGTACTGCACCCGGGTCTTCGCGGGGCTGGTGCGCCTGATGCTGCATATGGGGATCGTCCTCGGCCCGCCGCCGGAACCGCCCGGAACGGCATCCCCCCGGGTGGTGACGGGTACTGCTGTGCAACCGGTACACTGCCGGACGCCGGGGTTGTTCGTGCCCGCAGCGACCCTGGGCGAGAGTCTCGCCGAGGGTGAGGTGCTCGCTCAGGTGGTCGATCCGCTGCGCGGCGAGACCCTGGAGCGGGTGCACACCACCGAGCCGGGATTGCTGATTGCCCTGCGCACCCATCCGGTCGTCATGCAGGGTGCGCTGGTGGCCTGCCTGGTGCGCAACGGCCATTAA
- a CDS encoding DUF1622 domain-containing protein has product MEPFELLELALGTTVTIAKFCLEIISVFCVIAGMIKTAQLAFELNRSRDTPFPFNQIRLRFGAWLALALEFQLGADILATTVAPTVEELGKLALIAVIRTFLNFFLGKELRTEMELQKEKIEVAKAGKLFEE; this is encoded by the coding sequence ATGGAGCCCTTTGAACTTCTGGAACTGGCTCTCGGCACGACCGTCACTATCGCAAAATTTTGCCTGGAAATCATCTCGGTTTTTTGCGTGATCGCGGGCATGATCAAAACGGCCCAACTGGCCTTTGAGTTGAATCGCAGCCGCGACACCCCCTTTCCATTCAATCAAATCCGTCTACGCTTCGGTGCCTGGCTGGCCCTGGCCCTCGAATTTCAGCTGGGAGCGGACATCCTGGCGACGACCGTCGCTCCGACTGTAGAAGAGCTTGGAAAACTGGCCCTGATCGCGGTGATACGTACTTTTCTGAATTTCTTTCTTGGCAAAGAGCTGCGAACCGAAATGGAGCTGCAAAAAGAAAAAATAGAAGTCGCCAAAGCAGGCAAACTGTTCGAGGAATAA
- a CDS encoding Uma2 family endonuclease gives MSEPITAQPALPADWPPGVRLPPPDLWSDEPPMESDRHRTQMEILIQSAQSWFADRQDFYATGNLTIYYSPNQRKSEDFRGPDFFLVLGVERRERRSWIVWHEDGRYPNVIVEILSDSTADVDRGLKKEIYSLTFRTPEYYLFDPNSFELQGFHLVDGRYESLHPEENGRLWSRQMGVFLGEQESRLRFFAPDGALVLLPAEQAEQERQRAERERQRAEAALQENSRLRERLQALGIDPDTL, from the coding sequence ATGAGTGAACCAATCACGGCCCAACCGGCTCTTCCGGCCGACTGGCCGCCTGGGGTGAGGTTGCCCCCTCCCGATTTGTGGAGCGACGAACCCCCGATGGAGAGCGACCGCCACCGCACGCAGATGGAGATCCTTATCCAGTCGGCGCAAAGCTGGTTTGCCGATCGTCAAGATTTTTACGCCACCGGCAACCTGACCATTTACTACAGTCCCAATCAGCGCAAATCCGAGGACTTTCGCGGGCCGGATTTTTTTTTGGTGCTTGGGGTCGAGCGCCGGGAGCGCAGAAGCTGGATTGTCTGGCACGAGGACGGCCGCTACCCGAATGTCATTGTCGAAATCCTCTCCGACTCCACAGCCGATGTGGACAGGGGCTTAAAGAAAGAAATCTACTCGCTCACTTTTCGGACCCCGGAGTACTATCTTTTCGATCCAAACAGCTTTGAACTGCAGGGATTCCACCTGGTGGACGGGCGGTATGAGTCGCTGCACCCCGAGGAGAACGGACGGCTTTGGAGCCGGCAGATGGGGGTGTTTTTGGGTGAGCAGGAGAGCCGCCTGCGCTTTTTTGCCCCGGATGGGGCACTGGTGCTGTTACCAGCAGAGCAAGCCGAGCAAGAAAGGCAGCGGGCTGAACGGGAGCGGCAGCGAGCCGAGGCGGCACTCCAGGAGAATTCGCGCCTGCGCGAGCGCCTGCAGGCTCTGGGTATCGACCCGGACACCCTTTGA
- a CDS encoding YciI family protein: MQYMIMTYEEPAAFEARTDTHKSQAYWGAWAAYAQTLQESGVMVGGSGLQPPHAGTTLRLQNGQRQIQDGPYADTKEQLGGYFVIEVPDLDSALDWAARCPAAAGGAVEVRPVLVMG, translated from the coding sequence ATGCAGTACATGATCATGACCTACGAAGAACCGGCGGCTTTTGAAGCGCGCACCGACACCCACAAAAGCCAGGCGTACTGGGGAGCCTGGGCGGCCTACGCCCAGACGCTCCAAGAATCCGGCGTCATGGTCGGTGGTAGCGGGCTGCAGCCGCCCCACGCCGGTACGACCCTGCGCCTGCAAAACGGCCAGCGGCAGATCCAGGACGGTCCCTACGCCGACACCAAAGAACAACTGGGCGGCTACTTCGTGATCGAAGTGCCCGATCTCGACAGCGCCCTCGATTGGGCGGCGCGCTGCCCCGCCGCGGCGGGCGGCGCCGTCGAGGTCCGGCCGGTGCTGGTGATGGGCTAG